In the genome of Candidatus Omnitrophota bacterium, one region contains:
- a CDS encoding prepilin-type N-terminal cleavage/methylation domain-containing protein, whose protein sequence is MLNNKKAFTLVEVLLASAIFAILAVGLYSLFYSAIRNYQKIEDSSEIYNTQRLVFSQIQRDLRNAFIYKTGDSGFIGSSNKLDFYTITNAYKNSTLYREAAQIEYAFNNNALTRQILTKENAQSSFSSQVKDLSFEYARKSDDPKASSAYVWQEVWPVEAPQDISLQQKARLPLALRVKIFISLDKAKNTDTVAFTKVIPLFCDVNEK, encoded by the coding sequence ATGTTAAATAATAAAAAGGCTTTTACCTTAGTAGAAGTTTTATTGGCAAGTGCTATTTTTGCGATCTTAGCGGTGGGCCTATATTCATTATTCTATTCAGCAATCCGTAATTATCAGAAAATAGAAGACTCTTCAGAAATATACAATACCCAAAGGTTAGTTTTTAGCCAGATACAGAGAGACTTAAGAAATGCTTTTATTTATAAAACAGGGGATTCTGGTTTTATCGGCTCAAGCAATAAGCTTGATTTTTACACAATAACAAACGCCTATAAGAATTCAACCTTATACCGGGAAGCTGCTCAAATAGAGTATGCTTTTAATAATAACGCTTTAACCCGGCAGATCTTAACTAAAGAAAATGCGCAAAGTAGTTTCTCAAGCCAGGTTAAGGATCTTTCTTTTGAGTATGCCAGGAAGAGTGACGACCCTAAAGCAAGCTCGGCTTATGTGTGGCAAGAGGTTTGGCCGGTGGAAGCACCCCAGGATATTTCCCTGCAACAAAAAGCCAGGTTACCTTTGGCACTAAGGGTCAAGATTTTTATCTCCTTGGATAAAGCTAAAAATACAGATACTGTAGCATTCACAAAAGTCATCCCTTTATTTTGCGATGTTAATGAAAAATAA
- a CDS encoding prepilin-type N-terminal cleavage/methylation domain-containing protein gives MRFPRKNKAFTLLEVLITIAIISVAVVFIYKGFSVIIAATSKSQDILLACYLAEEKFWEASRNPSVTTAEGQEDMQNRVFKWQYVLEKDPQALDLNELFLTVNWQTRKSTNSLNLDFFSYVK, from the coding sequence GTGAGATTTCCAAGGAAGAATAAAGCCTTTACGCTTCTGGAAGTATTGATTACTATCGCGATAATCTCGGTAGCGGTAGTTTTTATTTACAAAGGATTTTCTGTGATTATCGCGGCTACCAGTAAATCCCAGGATATACTTCTTGCCTGTTACTTAGCTGAAGAAAAATTTTGGGAGGCTTCCCGCAACCCTTCAGTAACTACGGCAGAAGGCCAGGAAGATATGCAGAACCGGGTTTTTAAGTGGCAGTATGTTTTAGAAAAAGACCCGCAGGCCTTAGATTTAAATGAGCTTTTCTTAACTGTAAACTGGCAAACTAGAAAATCAACTAATAGTTTAAACCTTGATTTCTTTTCTTATGTTAAATAA
- the gspG gene encoding type II secretion system major pseudopilin GspG, translating into MKKTAFTLIELMLVVIIIGVLAAMVMPRLVGRSEEARITVARSAVQANIPVALDMFEIDMGHYPGKLDDLLTNPDSSTQWKGPYIKKDRDLKDPWGRAYKYELLSDDNKDYKLCSPGPDENKSEDDICNN; encoded by the coding sequence GTGAAAAAAACAGCCTTTACTTTAATTGAGCTTATGTTGGTAGTTATCATTATAGGGGTTTTGGCCGCGATGGTTATGCCCAGGCTTGTGGGCCGCTCTGAAGAAGCGCGCATTACTGTGGCCAGGTCCGCGGTCCAGGCGAATATACCGGTTGCCTTGGACATGTTTGAAATAGATATGGGGCATTATCCCGGCAAGTTGGATGACCTTTTGACAAATCCTGACTCCAGCACCCAATGGAAAGGCCCTTATATCAAAAAGGACAGAGACCTGAAAGACCCCTGGGGTAGGGCCTACAAATATGAGCTTTTAAGCGATGACAATAAAGACTATAAGCTTTGCTCTCCAGGCCCCGACGAAAATAAATCCGAAGATGACATCTGCAACAATTAA
- a CDS encoding type II secretion system F family protein encodes MPRYKYSAKSGPGKAASGIVDAQSQQDAIDKLAQKGLYPISIIPEETFFIKDNFLKVSRISKKDIVQFTTQLSSLVGSGVNIINGISIIGDQSPNQHFKIVLRDIASKIKDGIPLSEALSKHKELFPAIYVSMVHSGEVGGTLDKTLSRLATFLEKEEEFKSSIKGALIYPAFVFCVGVLTIGVLMGFVIPRLVVMFDDMGQALPVPTRILIDSSQMLRQYWWMALGFIALVGFVLYRYYQSDEGRMHCDKLKLKVFIFGDIILKSEISRMMRTLSLLISSGVTIVPALDISASLLDNKIIKAEILKVKDDISEGKSLSNSIKDSKLFPPLIMNVITVGEESGTLEKALVRISDDYEKEVDSFLKTISKLVEPAVILFMGLVVGFIVISMLLPIFQINLIVR; translated from the coding sequence ATGCCACGTTATAAGTATAGCGCCAAATCTGGCCCCGGGAAAGCCGCAAGCGGAATTGTCGACGCCCAATCCCAGCAAGACGCGATAGACAAGCTTGCCCAAAAAGGCCTCTACCCTATAAGCATCATCCCCGAAGAAACGTTCTTCATTAAAGATAATTTCCTGAAGGTGTCCCGTATTTCAAAAAAAGATATCGTGCAATTTACCACGCAATTATCCAGCCTGGTTGGTTCCGGGGTAAACATTATTAACGGGATAAGCATCATAGGCGATCAGAGCCCGAACCAGCATTTTAAGATTGTCTTAAGGGATATCGCAAGCAAAATAAAAGACGGGATCCCGCTTTCCGAGGCCCTGTCTAAGCATAAAGAATTATTCCCGGCCATATATGTTTCCATGGTGCATTCCGGGGAAGTTGGCGGAACATTGGATAAAACTTTAAGCCGATTAGCGACATTCCTGGAGAAAGAAGAAGAATTTAAAAGTTCCATAAAAGGGGCCCTGATTTACCCGGCGTTTGTGTTTTGCGTGGGGGTATTGACCATAGGCGTTTTAATGGGATTTGTTATCCCCAGGTTAGTGGTGATGTTTGATGATATGGGGCAAGCCTTGCCGGTTCCCACCAGAATCCTCATAGATTCATCCCAGATGCTCAGGCAATATTGGTGGATGGCTTTAGGTTTTATTGCCCTGGTTGGATTTGTGCTATATCGATACTATCAAAGCGATGAAGGAAGGATGCATTGCGATAAATTAAAACTTAAAGTTTTTATTTTTGGCGACATCATCCTTAAAAGCGAGATAAGCAGGATGATGCGCACGTTATCGCTTTTGATTTCAAGCGGAGTCACTATCGTGCCGGCGCTTGATATCTCAGCTTCACTATTGGATAATAAAATCATTAAAGCGGAGATCTTAAAGGTTAAGGACGATATAAGCGAAGGCAAAAGCCTTTCCAATAGTATCAAGGATTCAAAATTATTTCCGCCTCTTATTATGAATGTTATTACCGTGGGCGAAGAAAGCGGGACCTTGGAAAAGGCGTTGGTGCGTATTTCGGATGACTATGAAAAAGAGGTGGATTCTTTCTTAAAGACAATAAGCAAACTTGTAGAGCCGGCGGTAATTCTTTTTATGGGCCTGGTCGTAGGTTTTATTGTAATTTCCATGTTGTTGCCGATATTCCAGATTAATTTAATTGTGCGGTAA
- the tadA gene encoding Flp pilus assembly complex ATPase component TadA — protein sequence MSTKNSILIGQLLIEQGIITSEQLQVGLKEREKTGEFICATLIKLGFATEEKVFQLLSHQLNIPYLKLKDKKIDPSVIRKVSAKFASHYKIIPLDFKDNVMTIAMTDPLDVRTVDDLNLILGFDVKGVLASEAEIQDAIRKYYGVGAETLEKMISKDQPIHEIPGHLDKTEDLEVLAEDASIIKFVNQILSEAIKDRATDIHLEPFQDELRTRFRIDGILYNINIPETIKYFHPAIVSRIKIMGHMNIAEHRIPQDGRIKIKIDNQELDLRVSTIPTAFGEAVHIRILSSQFFLELEKIGLLPDNLRIIEQMIKKPHGVIFLNGPTGSGKSTTLYASLAKINSQAVKIITMEDPIEYQLKGINQIQVNSRIGLDFALGLRHMLRHDPDIMMVGEVRDYETAETAIRAALTGHLVFSTLHTNDAAGAVTRLLDMGIEPFLVSSSLECLIAQRLVRLICPNCKFQAKTSEQIIKQIKSSMPDADNITVYEGKGCDQCRFTGYRGRTGIHEILVVDEVIREMIINRASSQQIKQKAVEKGMRTLRDDGLKKVLMGITTYSEIIRVTQQEGLNE from the coding sequence TTGTCTACTAAAAATAGTATTCTTATCGGGCAGCTTCTCATTGAGCAGGGAATAATCACTTCCGAGCAGCTTCAGGTGGGGCTTAAGGAGCGCGAAAAAACCGGAGAATTTATTTGCGCCACTTTAATTAAGCTGGGCTTTGCCACAGAAGAAAAAGTTTTCCAGCTTCTATCCCATCAGTTAAACATTCCGTATTTAAAATTAAAAGACAAAAAAATTGACCCTTCGGTAATCCGCAAGGTATCCGCTAAATTCGCCAGCCACTATAAAATAATCCCTCTGGATTTTAAGGATAACGTCATGACCATAGCCATGACCGATCCTTTAGACGTGCGCACAGTTGATGATTTAAACCTTATCTTAGGCTTTGATGTTAAAGGTGTTTTGGCAAGCGAAGCGGAAATTCAAGATGCTATCCGTAAATATTACGGGGTAGGGGCGGAAACATTAGAAAAAATGATCTCCAAGGATCAGCCCATCCATGAGATACCCGGGCATTTGGATAAAACCGAAGACCTGGAAGTCTTAGCCGAAGACGCCTCTATTATAAAATTCGTTAATCAGATCTTATCCGAAGCAATCAAAGACCGCGCCACCGATATCCATCTTGAGCCGTTTCAGGATGAATTGCGCACCCGCTTTAGAATAGACGGTATCTTGTATAATATCAACATCCCTGAGACGATTAAGTATTTTCATCCTGCCATTGTTTCGCGTATTAAGATCATGGGGCATATGAATATCGCCGAGCATCGTATCCCGCAGGATGGAAGGATTAAGATCAAAATTGATAATCAGGAATTAGACCTAAGAGTTTCTACGATCCCTACAGCTTTTGGGGAAGCGGTGCACATTAGGATATTAAGTTCTCAATTCTTCTTGGAACTTGAGAAGATAGGCTTATTGCCGGATAACTTGCGCATAATTGAGCAGATGATCAAAAAACCGCACGGGGTTATCTTTTTGAACGGGCCTACCGGTTCTGGCAAATCCACTACCCTTTATGCTTCATTGGCCAAGATCAATTCTCAAGCGGTAAAAATCATTACCATGGAAGATCCGATTGAATATCAGCTAAAAGGGATAAATCAGATCCAGGTAAATTCCCGCATTGGCCTTGATTTTGCTTTGGGCCTAAGGCATATGTTAAGGCACGACCCGGACATTATGATGGTGGGAGAAGTCCGAGATTATGAAACCGCCGAAACTGCTATCCGCGCGGCGTTAACCGGGCATTTGGTTTTTTCAACGCTTCATACTAACGACGCGGCCGGGGCAGTAACCCGCCTCTTGGATATGGGCATTGAGCCGTTTTTGGTTTCTTCTTCATTAGAATGCCTGATCGCGCAAAGATTGGTCAGGCTTATTTGCCCTAATTGCAAATTTCAGGCCAAGACAAGCGAGCAGATCATAAAACAAATAAAAAGCAGTATGCCCGACGCAGATAATATTACCGTATATGAAGGAAAGGGCTGTGACCAGTGCCGTTTTACCGGTTATCGCGGCAGGACCGGTATTCATGAAATATTAGTTGTGGATGAGGTTATCCGCGAAATGATCATTAACCGAGCTTCCAGCCAGCAGATCAAACAAAAAGCTGTTGAAAAAGGCATGCGCACCTTGCGTGATGACGGCCTAAAGAAGGTTTTAATGGGGATCACTACTTACAGTGAAATTATCCGCGTGACCCAGCAAGAAGGGTTAAACGAATAA